A genomic stretch from Vulpes lagopus strain Blue_001 chromosome 11, ASM1834538v1, whole genome shotgun sequence includes:
- the LOC121472005 gene encoding olfactory receptor 8K3-like: MAKHNLTVLNEFILMGITDKPELQAPLFGIFLIIYLISVVGNLGMIILTKVDARLQTPMYFFLRHLAFTDLGYSTTIGPKMLVSFFLEENTISYYLCATQGAFYMIFIISELFILTAMSYDRYMAICKPLLYPVIMSQRVCQVLVAIPYLYSIFVSLFVTIKIFSSFFCGYNVVNHFYCDCLPLLSLLCSNTHEIELMILIFSVFDVISSLLIVLVSYLLILVAIVRMNSAEGRLKAFSTCGSHLTVATVFYGTLIFMYVQPESSHSFDTDKVASIFYTLIIPMLNPLIYSLRNKDVKYALHRIWKKICNTFS; the protein is encoded by the coding sequence ATGGCAAAACACAATCTAACGGTGCTCAATGAGTTCATTCTCATGGGAATCACAGACAAACCTGAGCTGCAGGCTCCACTATTTGGGATCTTCCTCATCATCTATTTGATCTCTGTGGTGGGCAACCTGGGCATGATCATCCTCACCAAGGTGGACGCCAGACTACAAacacccatgtacttcttcctcagaCACCTGGCCTTCACTGATCTGGGTTATTCAACAACTATAGGACCAAAAATGTTAGTAagtttttttttggaagaaaacacgatttcttattatttatgtGCCACACAGGGAGCTTTCTACATGATCTTCATCATTAGTGAACTTTTTATTCTAACAGCTATGTCCTACGACCGCTACATGGCCATCTGTAAGCCTCTGCTCTACCCTGTCATCATGTCACAGAGGGTGTGTCAGGTGCTGGTGGCAATCCCTTATCTCTACAGcatatttgtttcactttttgtCACCATAAAGATCTTTAGTTCATTCTTCTGTGGCTACAATGTTGTCAATCATTTCTACTGTGACTGTCTCCCCTTGTTATCTTTGCTCTGCTCAAATACACATGAAATTGAATTGATGATTTtgattttctcagtttttgatgtgatttcatcccttctgatagTTCTTGTGTCTTACCTGCTGATCCTGGTAGCCATTGTCAGGATGAACTCAGCTGAGGGTAGGCTCAAGGCTTTTTCCACCTGTGGGTCCCACCTGACAGTGGCCACAGTGTTCTATGGGACtttgatatttatgtatgtgCAACCTGAGTCCAGTCATTCCTTTGATACTGATAAAGTGGCGTCCATATTTTACACCCTTATTATCCCCATGCTGAATCCCTTGATCTATAGCTTGAGGAACAAAGATGTAAAGTATGCTCTACAtaggatatggaaaaaaatatgcaatacCTTTTCTTAA